Proteins encoded in a region of the Saccharothrix ecbatanensis genome:
- a CDS encoding cation:proton antiporter: protein MNQIHFALRVFAALAVVLAATTVCGRIAMLVKQPRVVGEMVAGVLLGPALLGAVAPGVQAQLFPSDVKDTLYVLSTIGLTFYMFLVGSSLDHGLTGGSNMRRASVLAVSGIVPTFILGAGAAALFFGSLSPEGSTRWEFMLFVGGALSITAFPMLARILQERGIANTPIGGLTLVAAAIDDAAAWVILAVVIAVAAAGSPFDALTTVAGAAVFAVLMLTVGRNLFARLGRRVEREGRVSRDMMAVILFVVLLAGWFTDYIGVFSVFGGFIVGLAMPQSAVVRRELETRLTDLNSILLLPVFFAFSGLNTQVSGFGAGGALWWPLAVIMAAAFAGKYLGCAAVVRAQGFPWRYASAVGGLMNARGLMVLIFINIGLAHGMVTPELFAILVAVAIVTTAAAMPIYRASLPDHVERTATAVAPAPPPVPTPNAP, encoded by the coding sequence GTGAACCAGATCCACTTCGCGCTGCGGGTATTCGCCGCGCTGGCGGTAGTGCTCGCCGCGACGACCGTGTGCGGGCGCATCGCCATGCTGGTCAAGCAACCCAGGGTGGTCGGCGAGATGGTCGCCGGCGTCCTGCTGGGACCCGCCCTGCTCGGCGCCGTCGCGCCGGGGGTGCAGGCCCAACTCTTCCCGTCGGACGTCAAGGACACGCTGTACGTCCTGAGCACCATCGGGCTGACGTTCTACATGTTCCTCGTCGGGTCCTCGCTCGACCACGGGCTCACCGGCGGATCGAACATGCGACGGGCCTCGGTGCTCGCCGTGTCCGGCATCGTGCCGACGTTCATCCTCGGCGCGGGCGCGGCGGCGCTGTTCTTCGGCTCGCTGAGCCCCGAAGGGTCGACCCGGTGGGAGTTCATGCTGTTCGTCGGCGGCGCCCTGTCGATCACCGCGTTCCCCATGCTGGCGCGGATCCTCCAGGAACGCGGGATCGCGAACACGCCCATCGGCGGCCTCACCCTGGTCGCGGCGGCGATCGACGACGCGGCGGCGTGGGTGATCCTCGCGGTGGTCATCGCCGTCGCAGCGGCGGGCAGCCCGTTCGACGCGCTGACCACGGTCGCGGGCGCGGCGGTGTTCGCGGTGCTGATGCTCACGGTGGGGCGGAACCTCTTCGCCAGGCTCGGCCGGCGGGTGGAGCGCGAGGGCCGGGTGAGCCGCGACATGATGGCGGTCATCCTGTTCGTCGTGCTGCTCGCGGGCTGGTTCACGGACTACATCGGCGTGTTCTCGGTGTTCGGCGGGTTCATCGTCGGCTTGGCGATGCCGCAGTCGGCGGTCGTGCGCCGGGAGCTGGAGACCCGGCTCACGGACCTGAACTCCATCCTGCTGCTACCTGTGTTCTTCGCGTTCAGCGGTCTGAACACCCAGGTGTCCGGCTTCGGCGCGGGCGGCGCCCTGTGGTGGCCGCTCGCGGTGATCATGGCGGCGGCGTTCGCCGGCAAGTACCTCGGCTGCGCGGCCGTGGTGCGCGCCCAAGGGTTCCCGTGGCGTTACGCGTCGGCGGTCGGCGGGCTGATGAACGCGCGCGGGCTGATGGTCCTGATCTTCATCAACATCGGACTCGCGCACGGGATGGTGACGCCCGAACTGTTCGCGATCCTCGTAGCGGTCGCGATCGTCACCACCGCCGCCGCGATGCCGATCTACCGCGCGTCCCTACCCGACCACGTGGAGCGCACCGCGACCGCTGTCGCACCGGCACCACCCCCGGTGCCCACGCCGAACGCCCCGTAA
- a CDS encoding RICIN domain-containing protein: protein MRQNSPRTQFQRFARAALAAATLLGTIGTVQPAAAGQPAVTPQPAPAAVAAAAAIASVDLAGTWGFTPAGRGATSITVPGGGWYKQGFTDVNEAVYSRNITVPDSGQPQSTWIEFGAVNHQATLSVDGRVVATQTTAFTPSNFDISAYAAPGSTHTISVAVKGRGALKASNGRYLVPDAADWSEAIPQGIFRSAFLRVYPAVYVSDTFVRTSVANKTLSYDVSVRNTSGSSRSVTLTGSLSSNNGTAFSYPELPSRTVTVAAHSTVTVTVGPVAWNLDRTSYWWPNVPYRSGYRAQLHRLTVHAVADGRTSDATYRFGFREATQNGDYYYLNGVRVNFRGDNLQGADYDRVDNGGKGDAYDTLPGFLPPSPGNGGWPQAVDNYQRLNFNVVRIHQEPASPYMLDVADEMGLMIIGETAIRGSSGKQDWIAGHDNMVNHARALVLRDRNHPAIIRWSQANEPNQSGQDSEQFEKDLYAAMNGADGTRPIIVEVGVDGNLNGYPGMTYANFAVIPHYVDGFGKYGEGLKTVNGRPDGEGEYIWPACNTKQGFEWFATATLAKRGKDATDLRPYTLLSAWAGVVPGVRTTDFVPEEGGRPVYGADNLPDPWSNPQFQRVQAAFNPVAAVDLPYWSASGVSDSNGTFPLPQAVPNYARNATVTRNITVFNDDFADTSVGFTWTARLDAPDGAVVASGSTTLTVPLGSRVTHPVSFTAPATGDRVYLELSTTKAGRRVFTDAVEYFNLGGGGPAPGNYRIVNRNSGKPLAVAGNSTADGAKAVQQSGTGTWTVATAANGSYTLRYVASGKVLDVNGGSSTAGLQLQQWTANGGTNQMWYLRSTGNGYYTIVSHNSGLVADVYGAATSDGAQVVQWAANGGANQQWQLIRV from the coding sequence ATGCGTCAGAACAGCCCTCGCACGCAATTCCAGCGCTTCGCCCGCGCAGCGCTGGCCGCCGCCACACTCCTCGGGACCATTGGCACGGTGCAACCCGCCGCCGCAGGACAGCCGGCCGTCACACCACAGCCGGCCCCCGCGGCCGTAGCCGCCGCCGCCGCGATCGCCTCGGTCGACCTGGCCGGGACGTGGGGCTTCACCCCGGCGGGCCGAGGGGCGACCTCGATCACCGTGCCCGGCGGCGGCTGGTACAAGCAGGGCTTCACCGACGTGAACGAGGCGGTGTACTCGCGCAACATCACCGTGCCCGACTCGGGTCAGCCGCAGTCGACGTGGATCGAGTTCGGGGCGGTCAACCACCAGGCGACGCTGTCGGTCGACGGCCGGGTGGTGGCGACGCAGACCACGGCGTTCACGCCGTCGAATTTCGACATCAGCGCCTACGCGGCCCCCGGCAGCACCCACACGATCAGCGTCGCTGTGAAGGGCCGCGGCGCGTTGAAGGCATCCAACGGCCGGTACCTGGTGCCCGACGCCGCCGACTGGTCCGAGGCGATCCCGCAGGGGATCTTCCGGTCCGCGTTCCTGCGGGTGTACCCGGCGGTGTACGTCAGCGACACATTCGTGCGCACGTCGGTGGCGAACAAGACGTTGAGCTACGACGTGTCGGTGCGTAACACGTCGGGCAGTTCCCGGTCGGTGACGTTGACCGGGTCGCTGTCGTCCAACAACGGAACGGCTTTCAGCTACCCGGAACTGCCCAGCCGTACGGTCACCGTGGCGGCCCACTCGACCGTGACCGTGACCGTCGGGCCGGTCGCGTGGAACCTCGACCGCACCTCGTACTGGTGGCCCAACGTGCCGTACCGGTCGGGGTACCGGGCGCAGCTGCACCGGCTGACGGTGCATGCCGTCGCCGACGGGCGCACCAGCGACGCCACGTACCGGTTCGGGTTCCGGGAGGCCACCCAGAACGGTGACTACTACTACCTCAACGGCGTGCGCGTGAACTTCCGCGGCGACAACCTCCAGGGTGCCGACTACGACCGGGTCGACAACGGCGGCAAGGGCGACGCTTACGACACCCTGCCCGGCTTCCTGCCCCCGTCGCCCGGCAACGGCGGCTGGCCGCAGGCGGTGGACAACTACCAGCGGCTGAACTTCAACGTGGTGCGCATCCACCAGGAGCCCGCGAGCCCGTACATGTTGGACGTCGCCGACGAGATGGGCCTGATGATCATCGGCGAGACCGCGATTCGCGGCTCCTCCGGCAAGCAGGATTGGATCGCCGGGCACGACAACATGGTCAACCACGCCCGTGCGCTGGTCCTGCGCGACCGCAACCACCCGGCGATCATCCGCTGGAGTCAGGCCAACGAGCCGAACCAGAGCGGCCAGGATTCCGAACAGTTCGAGAAGGACCTGTACGCGGCGATGAACGGCGCCGACGGCACCCGGCCGATCATTGTCGAGGTGGGCGTCGACGGGAATCTCAACGGGTATCCCGGGATGACGTACGCCAACTTCGCGGTGATCCCGCACTACGTCGACGGCTTCGGCAAGTACGGGGAGGGCCTGAAGACCGTGAATGGGCGGCCCGACGGCGAGGGCGAGTACATCTGGCCGGCGTGCAACACCAAGCAGGGCTTCGAGTGGTTCGCCACGGCAACCCTGGCCAAGCGCGGCAAGGACGCCACCGACCTGCGTCCGTACACGCTGCTGTCCGCCTGGGCCGGCGTCGTGCCCGGAGTGCGGACCACCGACTTCGTCCCGGAGGAGGGCGGTCGTCCTGTCTACGGCGCGGACAACCTCCCGGACCCCTGGAGCAACCCGCAGTTCCAGCGCGTGCAGGCGGCGTTCAACCCGGTGGCCGCGGTCGACCTCCCCTACTGGTCGGCCTCCGGCGTCTCGGACTCCAACGGCACCTTCCCCCTGCCGCAGGCCGTGCCCAACTACGCCCGGAACGCCACGGTCACCCGCAACATCACCGTCTTCAACGACGACTTCGCCGACACTTCGGTTGGCTTCACCTGGACGGCGCGGCTCGACGCGCCGGACGGCGCGGTCGTCGCGTCCGGAAGCACGACCCTGACCGTCCCGCTCGGCTCGCGGGTCACCCACCCGGTGTCCTTCACCGCCCCTGCCACCGGCGACCGCGTGTACCTGGAGCTGTCGACCACGAAGGCCGGGAGGCGCGTCTTCACCGACGCGGTGGAGTACTTCAACCTCGGCGGAGGCGGACCCGCACCGGGCAACTACCGCATCGTCAATCGCAACAGCGGCAAGCCGCTCGCTGTCGCGGGCAACTCCACCGCGGACGGTGCCAAGGCGGTCCAGCAGAGTGGCACCGGCACCTGGACCGTCGCCACGGCCGCCAACGGCTCCTACACCCTCCGGTACGTCGCGAGCGGAAAGGTGCTCGACGTCAACGGCGGCAGCAGTACGGCCGGGCTGCAATTGCAGCAGTGGACGGCGAACGGCGGCACCAACCAGATGTGGTATCTGCGGTCCACCGGCAACGGCTACTACACCATCGTCAGCCACAACAGCGGACTGGTGGCGGACGTCTACGGTGCGGCGACGAGCGACGGGGCGCAGGTCGTGCAGTGGGCCGCCAACGGCGGGGCCAACCAGCAGTGGCAGCTGATCCGGGTCTGA